A window of Nicotiana sylvestris chromosome 8, ASM39365v2, whole genome shotgun sequence genomic DNA:
GCTGACTCCGGTCATATACATAGTTATCACCAAatcataattaattaatataCATTCTCACCTCAATTTGTGATTGTAGACAAATTTACACCATAGGTGGATAAGTCTTTTTGGGAATGGATAAAACGTCAAACTCGAAAACAATAAAGGACAATAATGTTTCCACTGTCCGTACTGCTCGCAAAACCTCTTACCCCAATCTACAACAAAGAGCTTCAAGATCCAGCATAGGCagaaagagatagagagaaagagagCTGTAGAGAGTCGGAGAAAAACAGAGATGCATagatagaaaaaaaaaaattctatcatagacattttatcaaacaccttTCATACAATATTTATTTTTCTAAACGCGACTCTCTTATCCTAACATTAGTTATATATCTAGAGAATAACAAACCACTTCTATCAcccattttatcaaacacctTTCGTACAATCTTTATTTTTCTTAACGCGATAGTTTATATGTATAGATAGAGAGAGATCAAACCACTTCTATCACAGACATTTTATCAAACGCCTTTCGTGCAATCTTTATTTTTCTAAAAGCGACTATATATACGTTACATACCCGGTAAATATGAAGTTTTTTGTTGAATTGGTGGCGTGTTGTGGCTGTAATTCATCTCGTGTGCGACAGGTTGAAGCAGAGGAAATGGGACCTCTTGTACCTGCAGCTGCTGAAGCATCGtctgataataataataataataataatattgttATGTATAAAAGGAGGAAGAGAGGGAGAAGAGTGAAAGCGAGATCTGCTGGTTCATTTCCTGATTGGAAACCGTCTCTTTCGTCTATATCAGAGGATCATGATGCTTTCCCTACAAGAATGGCTGTTAATTCCAACAGGAATCTGAAGAAGAGCGCAACTGCTTCTCGTCATCATCATCGCGATAAAGTCAGGTACTCCCTCGTTTCATTTTATGTATTGAGTTTAGTAATGTAGAAAAAGCTTTTGATCTTGCAATATGAAACTAAAGGGGCCAGACACAAAGTCGGGCCCAGGATTTAAAGTTTGTGGGTTCTGAATTCGTCATAGAATTCATAGTTCGTCTTAGTTCGCAATTaagtatttatacatatttaataaatttcttaataCAAATACGAAGTCTAAGCAAAAATTATTGGATTAACTGAGTCACAATAATGATTTAAAATTTATGGGTTCCTACAATAATAATTGGATTCACAGTAAAATATTTATAGAGATTTTAGAAAtatcttattatatatatatatatatacaggatCTGGGCAATGTGCCCGACTGCCCGTAGTCAATACTGTGGATCTGCCACTGTGTGCATAACAGATCAATAGCGTTACGACATCAAGTTCATCTCATTCCAGTATTTTTTTATGCAAAGAAAAGATTTGTGTAAAAGTCCACAAATATGTAGATATAAACctataatttaaaaaatacaatAAATTCAAGCAAGAACCTCAATGGTTAAAGCTATAAAGCTTAAAATGGATCCGCCTCTATTTGGCTATGTGAATTCAACTAAATATCATATTGaaatatatgtgtgtatatatatatatatatatatatatacacaataaGATCCCGCTTTTTTTTGGTTGAACTAATTCGCTTCCATTTGGCTAAATCTTGCTTCCTCTTTGAAAATTCGGATTCAGAATTTCTTTTCGTTTTCCTTTTACgcatattttttctttt
This region includes:
- the LOC104220746 gene encoding uncharacterized protein; translation: MGPLVPAAAEASSDNNNNNNNIVMYKRRKRGRRVKARSAGSFPDWKPSLSSISEDHDAFPTRMAVNSNRNLKKSATASRHHHRDKVRIACFSAMGPAFAPTPFLM